A region of Bacteroidetes bacterium GWF2_43_63 DNA encodes the following proteins:
- a CDS encoding macrolide ABC transporter ATP-binding protein, protein MPEVIRLENISRHYKVGTVLVKALNSVSFSIERGEYVALMGPSGSGKSTLMNMLGCLDTPTGGIYILNNQDVSQLDDNQLAEIRNKEIGFVFQTFNLLPRYTALDNVALPLIYAGIRKEARLLRAEKSLTDVGLSDRMEHKPNELSGGQRQRVAIARALVNDPSIILADEPTGNLDTRTSVEIMGLLDELHKKGNTIIVVTHEEDIAKYAQRIVRLRDGLVESDALNPHVTSYQNVLASLKENV, encoded by the coding sequence ATGCCAGAAGTTATCAGACTGGAGAACATCAGCCGCCATTATAAAGTCGGAACCGTGCTTGTGAAGGCACTCAACAGCGTTTCGTTCAGTATTGAACGGGGCGAATATGTTGCGCTGATGGGGCCTTCGGGTTCAGGAAAATCGACGCTGATGAATATGCTGGGTTGTCTCGACACCCCGACCGGCGGCATCTATATTCTGAACAATCAGGATGTAAGCCAGCTTGACGATAATCAGCTGGCCGAAATCCGCAACAAGGAAATCGGTTTCGTTTTCCAGACTTTTAATTTACTCCCCAGATACACGGCGCTCGACAATGTTGCGCTGCCGCTTATTTATGCGGGTATCAGGAAAGAAGCCAGATTGCTGCGTGCCGAGAAATCGTTGACCGATGTAGGTTTGAGCGACCGAATGGAACATAAACCTAATGAATTGTCCGGAGGACAACGGCAGCGCGTGGCTATTGCAAGAGCACTTGTAAACGATCCTTCCATTATTCTGGCTGACGAACCCACAGGAAACCTTGATACACGCACGTCGGTGGAAATCATGGGCCTGCTTGATGAGTTGCATAAAAAAGGTAATACGATTATTGTTGTCACGCACGAAGAGGATATAGCAAAATATGCACAGCGAATTGTGCGTCTGAGAGACGGTTTGGTTGAATCGGACGCATTGAATCCGCACGTAACCAGCTATCAGAATGTGCTGGCCTCGCTAAAAGAAAACGTATAA